Proteins encoded together in one Coffea arabica cultivar ET-39 chromosome 2c, Coffea Arabica ET-39 HiFi, whole genome shotgun sequence window:
- the LOC113727949 gene encoding serine/threonine-protein kinase Aurora-3 → MTSSSSQTQIQSQKPPRKPQPPPISTTTPTTSKLNWSLNDFEIGKPIGRGKFGRVYLAREVQSKYIVALKVIFKEQIGKHGLHRQLRREMEIQSSLHHPNILRLHGWFHDDLRVVLILEYAHGGELYRQLRKSGHFSEPQAAYYIASLTRALAYCHEKHVIHRDIKPENLLLDHEGHLKIADFGWSVQLKSESKRMTMCGTLDYLAPEMVDNQAHDYAVDNWTLGVLCYELLYGVPPFEAESQRDTFRRIMKVDLSFPSTPTVSAEAKNLISRLLVKDSTKRLSLKEILEHPWVVKNAENTVACTN, encoded by the exons ATGACGTCATCATCATCTCAAACTCAAATCCAATCTCAGAAGCCCCCTAGAAAACCCCAACCACCACCCATTTCCACCACCACACCCACCACCTCAAAACTGAATTGGTCCCTCAACGATTTCGAAATCGGAAAACCCATCGGCCGTGGCAAATTCGGCCGCGTCTACCTAGCCCGCGAAGTCCAG AGCAAGTATATAGTGGCGTTGAAGGTGATATTCAAGGAGCAAATAGGGAAACATGGGCTGCACAGGCAATTGAGGAGAGAGATGGAGATTCAGTCTAGTCTTCACCACCCCAATATTCTTAGGCTTCACGGCTGGTTCCACGACGACCTCCGCGTTGTCTTGATTTTGGAGTACGCCCACGGCGGCGAGCTTTACCGCCAGCTCCGCAAGTCCGGCCACTTCTCCGAACCACAAGCCGCCTAT TACATTGCAAGTCTCACGCGAGCATTGGCATATTGCCATGAGAAGCATGTGATTCACAGGGACATCAAACCAGAAAACTTGCTACTTGATCATGAG GGCCACTTGAAGATTGCAGATTTTGGATGGTCCGTACAATTAAAGTCAGAAAGCAAAAGAATGACCATGTGTGGAACTTTGGACTATTTAGCACCAGAAATGGTGGACAACCAAGCTCATGACTATGCTGTTGACAACTGGACATTGGGTGTCCTGTGCTATGAGCTTTTGTATGGCGTTCCTCCATTTGAGGCAGAGAGCCAGAGGGATACATTCAGAAG GATAATGAAGGTCGACCTCAGCTTCCCTTCCACTCCTACTGTGTCTGCAGAAGCCAAAAATCTCATCAGTCGG CTTCTGGTAAAGGACTCAACAAAAAGGCTGTCCCTTAAGGAGATTTTGGAGCACCCATGGGTAGTTAAGAATGCTGAAAACACAGTTGCCTGCACAAATTAG
- the LOC140004326 gene encoding F-box/LRR-repeat protein At3g58900-like — protein sequence MGCITQIPVDILIDIVSRLSLKEAAKTRAVSRRWKNLFKFYSGCLDFDALDTIALIYMGKKRDRVESPKYIDWVNQVLASHQAQTVEEFRVSFDLDNTYAGILDSWTCFAAAKRVHRLELDLSPFHSRKTSLDEIYYCFPTDLEWKALTSLVLNSVNVVEEQLLCLLSDCPVLEKLSVSRAPSLYNLRLRSPNNKLKHLGLRSCLGLEAIEVVSALNLFSFEYQGCRINMLFKDVPQLSSVSLKWAPNVSCDLCEDLLITKFSQVPFSISQLKTLALDLKLLVAMEFYLFPKTFSQFSNLQQLELQFFALYDRASFFSVHLFTHLRVCINWCSSTLSAGSQRSCQ from the coding sequence ATGGGTTGCATAACTCAAATACCGGTTGACATTCTGATAGACATCGTATCCCGTCTGTCCCTGAAGGAAGCAGCAAAAACGAGGGCTGTTTCGCGTCGGTGGAAGAACCTGTTCAAGTTTTATTCCGGTTGTTTGGACTTCGATGCTCTGGACACCATAGCGCTTATTTATATGGGTAAAAAAAGAGATCGTGTTGAATCGCCCAAATATATAGATTGGGTAAACCAAGTGTTGGCTTCCCATCAAGCTCAAACGGTTGAAGAATTTAGGGTGTCTTTTGACTTGGACAATACCTACGCTGGAATTCTTGATTCATGGACTTGCTTTGCAGCAGCCAAGAGAGTTCATAGGCTTGAGTTGGACTTATCACCCTTTCACAGTCGTAAAACGAGTTTAGATGAGATATACTACTGTTTCCCTACGGACTTGGAATGGAAGGCACTGACTTCCCTTGTGCTGAATTCCGTCAATGTTGTTGAAGAACAGCTCCTGTGTCTTTTGTCTGATTGTCCAGTCCTGGAGAAGTTGTCCGTTAGTCGTGCACCATCCTTGTATAATTTGAGGCTTCGATCGCCTAACAATAAATTGAAGCACTTGGGATTAAGATCTTGTCTTGGTTTGGAAGCTATCGAGGTTGTTTCAGCCTtgaaccttttttcttttgagtatcaAGGATGCAGGATAAACATGCTCTTCAAAGACGTTCCTCAACTCTCTTCAGTTTCTCTCAAATGGGCACCTAACGTCAGCTGTGATCTTTGTGAAGATCTACTGATTACCAAATTCAGCCAGGTTCCCTTCTCCATCTCACAGCTTAAGACATTGGCTTTGGATCTGAAATTACTGGTTGCTATGGAATTTTACCTGTTTCCCAAGACCTTTTCGCAGTTTAGCAATCTTCAACAACTGgaattgcaattttttgcaCTATACGACAGAGCATCCTTTTTCTCTGTTCATTTATTCACGCATCTCCGAGTTTGCATAAACTGGTGCTCAAGTACACTGTCTGCTGGGAGTCAACGGAGCTGTCAATGA